The following are from one region of the Carnobacterium gallinarum DSM 4847 genome:
- the rapZ gene encoding RNase adapter RapZ, with translation MVDSLQLVIITGMSGAGKTVAMQSFEDMGYFCVDNMPPSLLPKFWELVKESGKLTKIALVIDLRSRAFFEEIMSAIEGMDNTSFITTKILFLEANDSELVSRYKETRRTHPLAMDGRIMDGIKTERSLLADIKGRAQIVVDTSDLTPRQLREKIMSNFKTEDTQLFRVEVVSFGFKYGVPIDADVVMDVRFLPNPHYIDKLRPQTGLDKPVYDYVMQQPETETFYRKFIDLLEYVMPGYKKEGKNNVTIAIGCTGGQHRSVALSERVGRQLIADDYKVNITHRDMGKRKETVNRS, from the coding sequence ATGGTTGATAGTCTTCAATTAGTGATTATTACAGGAATGAGCGGAGCTGGGAAAACAGTAGCGATGCAAAGCTTTGAAGATATGGGCTACTTCTGTGTGGATAATATGCCTCCTAGCTTATTGCCTAAGTTTTGGGAGTTAGTAAAAGAATCTGGCAAATTAACAAAAATTGCTTTAGTGATTGATTTACGTTCAAGAGCTTTTTTTGAAGAAATTATGTCTGCAATTGAAGGCATGGATAATACTTCATTTATTACAACTAAAATTCTATTTTTAGAAGCCAATGATTCTGAACTAGTTTCTCGTTATAAGGAAACTAGAAGAACACATCCATTAGCGATGGATGGAAGAATTATGGATGGAATTAAAACAGAGCGTAGTTTATTAGCTGATATTAAAGGTCGTGCTCAAATAGTTGTAGATACAAGCGATTTAACACCACGCCAATTAAGAGAAAAAATAATGTCTAATTTTAAAACTGAAGATACCCAGTTATTCCGTGTGGAAGTAGTTTCTTTTGGTTTTAAATATGGTGTTCCAATTGATGCAGATGTTGTAATGGATGTGCGTTTTTTACCAAATCCTCATTATATTGATAAGCTAAGACCTCAAACTGGTTTAGATAAGCCTGTCTATGATTATGTAATGCAGCAACCTGAAACGGAAACCTTTTATCGTAAATTTATTGATTTGTTAGAATATGTGATGCCTGGATATAAAAAAGAAGGCAAAAATAATGTGACGATTGCTATCGGCTGTACAGGTGGTCAACATCGTTCCGTTGCTTTATCAGAACGAGTAGGGCGTCAATTGATTGCCGATGACTATAAGGTAAATATTACTCATCGAGATATGGGAAAACGTAAGGAAACGGTGAATCGTTCATGA
- a CDS encoding gluconeogenesis factor YvcK family protein: MSMGKRNRKPKIVVIGGGTGLPVILKGLKAQNADLTAVVTVADDGGSSGALRNYVNVVPPGDIRNVLLSLSDMPKLQEEIFQYRFETEDSFLAGHAIGNLIIAAISEMRGNIFEAIQLLSKMMHVDGHVYPAAEEALVLHAVFEDGTKVSGESKIAKDRKKIDRVFVTPTENNHEAKASRKVIAAIMEADMVVLGPGSLFTSILPNLMISDLGEAVTKTQANVVYICNIMTQLGETENFSDADHVRVLHEHLGEKFIDTVLVNTEHVPEDYMDTERYDEYLVQVSHDFEGMRNEACNVISADFLMLRDAGVFHDGGKVVEELLRLVFSVNIKDQKIV, encoded by the coding sequence ATGAGTATGGGGAAGCGCAATCGTAAACCAAAAATTGTTGTAATTGGTGGCGGTACTGGTCTACCAGTTATTTTAAAAGGCTTAAAAGCACAGAATGCAGACCTTACAGCTGTTGTAACGGTGGCTGATGATGGTGGAAGTAGTGGTGCTTTAAGAAATTACGTGAATGTTGTTCCACCAGGAGATATTCGTAATGTACTCCTGTCGTTGTCAGATATGCCGAAACTTCAAGAAGAAATTTTTCAATATCGTTTTGAAACGGAAGATAGCTTTTTGGCGGGACATGCTATTGGCAATTTAATTATTGCTGCTATTTCAGAAATGCGAGGCAATATTTTTGAAGCCATTCAATTATTATCTAAAATGATGCATGTAGATGGACACGTATACCCTGCAGCAGAAGAAGCACTGGTTTTACATGCTGTTTTTGAAGATGGTACCAAAGTTTCGGGAGAGTCAAAAATCGCGAAAGATCGTAAAAAAATTGATCGTGTTTTTGTGACGCCAACAGAAAACAATCATGAGGCCAAAGCTTCTCGTAAAGTGATTGCAGCGATTATGGAAGCAGATATGGTTGTATTAGGTCCTGGAAGCTTATTTACGAGCATTTTACCGAACCTGATGATTTCTGATTTAGGTGAGGCAGTGACTAAAACTCAGGCAAATGTTGTTTATATTTGTAATATTATGACTCAATTAGGTGAGACAGAAAATTTCTCTGATGCAGATCATGTACGAGTATTACATGAGCATTTAGGCGAAAAATTTATTGATACAGTCTTAGTCAATACTGAACATGTACCTGAGGATTACATGGATACAGAGCGTTATGATGAGTATTTGGTTCAAGTGTCACATGATTTTGAGGGTATGCGGAATGAGGCATGTAATGTTATTTCAGCAGACTTTTTAATGTTGCGGGACGCTGGGGTTTTCCATGATGGCGGCAAGGTTGTTGAAGAATTATTGCGCTTAGTATTTAGTGTAAATATAAAAGATCAAAAAATCGTATAA
- the whiA gene encoding DNA-binding protein WhiA, with translation MSYAADVKKELTTLEVHREHAKAELAALIRMNGAVSLVNQKFILNVQTENAAIARRIYILLKDHYEVESELLVRRKMKLKKNNVYIVRLKQGTKEVLSDLAIMDGLLFHAHVSDEVINNPQKIRSYLRGAFLAGGSVNNPETSRYHLEIYSIYEEHNNDICQMMNHFGLNARTLERRNGYITYLKEAEKIADFLALIGASTGMLKFEDVRIVRDMRNSVNRLVNCENANLNKIIDAAGKQMENIAYIDEMMGLDKLPLKLREIADVRVEYPDISLKELGEMVPSGAISKSGINHRLRKINEIADDLRSREMTK, from the coding sequence ATGTCATATGCAGCAGATGTGAAAAAAGAATTAACTACTTTAGAAGTGCATCGAGAACATGCTAAAGCTGAATTGGCTGCATTAATTCGGATGAATGGTGCAGTAAGCTTAGTGAATCAAAAATTTATTTTAAATGTACAAACAGAAAATGCCGCAATTGCACGTCGAATTTATATTTTATTAAAGGATCACTATGAAGTTGAAAGTGAGCTTTTAGTGCGCCGCAAAATGAAATTAAAGAAAAACAATGTCTATATTGTACGTCTAAAACAAGGTACAAAAGAAGTGTTATCTGATTTGGCAATTATGGATGGATTGTTATTTCATGCTCATGTTTCAGATGAAGTAATAAATAATCCTCAAAAAATTCGTTCTTATTTAAGAGGTGCATTTTTAGCAGGTGGCTCAGTAAATAACCCAGAAACGAGTCGCTATCATTTAGAAATTTACTCTATTTATGAGGAACATAATAATGATATTTGCCAAATGATGAATCATTTTGGCTTGAATGCTCGAACATTAGAACGTCGAAATGGGTACATTACCTATTTAAAAGAAGCTGAAAAAATTGCTGACTTTCTAGCATTAATCGGAGCTTCAACAGGTATGTTAAAATTTGAAGATGTCCGAATTGTTCGAGATATGCGTAATTCAGTGAACCGTTTAGTGAACTGTGAGAATGCGAATTTGAATAAGATTATTGATGCGGCTGGGAAACAGATGGAAAACATCGCCTATATTGATGAAATGATGGGTCTAGACAAGTTGCCTCTTAAATTACGAGAAATTGCTGATGTCCGCGTAGAATATCCAGATATTAGTTTAAAGGAATTAGGCGAAATGGTTCCTAGTGGGGCTATTAGTAAGTCAGGAATCAATCATCGTTTACGAAAAATAAATGAGATTGCTGATGATTTACGAAGTCGAGAAATGACTAAATAA
- the namA gene encoding NADPH dehydrogenase NamA — protein MKSKLLAPYHLKSVQFKNRVVMSPMCMYSVANHDGKVTDFHMTHYGTRAIGQVGLVMLEATAVLPEGRISEADLGIWTDEHVVGLTKLVEHIHASGAKVGIQLNHAGRKSEVPNTTIYAPSAVAFNEKYAVPEALDESKLSTVIDAFKKAVERSKQAGFDVIELHGAHGYLINQFLSPLTNHREDHYGGPIGNRYRLLSELIKATREIWEKPLFVRVSCEDYVPDGAHLEDYILMSKWMRDAGVDVIDVSTGGLIPVQPPAVFPGYQVPYADKIRNSVGIATGAVGLITTANQAEEILENNRADLVFLGRELLRNPYWVRDAAIELNDLEQLDAPVAYQRGW, from the coding sequence ATGAAATCAAAATTACTTGCACCATATCACTTAAAATCTGTTCAGTTTAAAAATCGGGTTGTTATGTCTCCGATGTGTATGTATTCTGTAGCAAATCATGATGGGAAAGTAACTGATTTTCATATGACTCATTATGGAACTCGTGCTATTGGTCAAGTGGGCTTAGTTATGTTAGAGGCAACTGCGGTCTTACCAGAAGGACGAATTTCAGAAGCAGATTTGGGAATTTGGACAGATGAACATGTGGTGGGTTTAACTAAATTAGTTGAGCATATTCATGCTAGTGGCGCTAAGGTTGGCATTCAGCTAAATCATGCGGGACGTAAATCGGAAGTACCTAATACGACTATTTATGCTCCTTCAGCTGTTGCTTTTAATGAGAAATATGCTGTTCCAGAAGCGTTAGATGAATCAAAGCTATCAACAGTGATTGATGCGTTTAAAAAAGCTGTGGAGCGGAGTAAACAGGCTGGTTTTGATGTGATTGAGTTACATGGAGCTCATGGCTATTTGATTAATCAGTTTCTATCGCCATTAACCAATCATCGGGAAGATCATTATGGTGGACCAATTGGAAATCGTTACCGTCTGCTAAGTGAACTTATTAAAGCTACTCGTGAAATATGGGAAAAGCCTTTGTTTGTTCGAGTTTCTTGTGAGGATTATGTTCCTGATGGAGCTCATCTGGAAGACTATATATTGATGAGTAAATGGATGCGGGATGCTGGTGTAGATGTTATTGATGTCTCAACAGGTGGATTAATTCCAGTTCAACCACCAGCTGTTTTTCCTGGTTATCAAGTGCCTTATGCAGATAAAATTCGGAATTCAGTTGGTATTGCTACTGGAGCAGTTGGTTTAATTACAACGGCTAATCAAGCAGAAGAAATACTTGAAAATAATCGAGCAGACTTAGTATTTTTAGGGCGTGAATTGCTGAGAAATCCATATTGGGTAAGGGATGCGGCAATTGAATTAAATGATTTAGAGCAATTAGATGCGCCAGTAGCTTATCAAAGAGGCTGGTGA
- a CDS encoding thioredoxin domain-containing protein: MDISKIDATKVGTDFGFKIGNEDAPVKVIEFINLSCPFCKMWHDLSTETLDHYVAAGKIQRIIKHFDKEKPSLQKGNVAHHHLDYSNPEKALENMNFLFQHQSAWKELTNEEVAEYIEKTVDLKNQPNQEQINGIIAEAEASGIFFVPTVIIGKHIFDEHITPEELVTILDSELAH, from the coding sequence ATGGATATTAGTAAAATTGATGCAACAAAAGTTGGAACAGATTTTGGGTTCAAAATAGGAAATGAAGATGCACCTGTTAAAGTAATTGAATTTATTAATCTAAGTTGCCCTTTTTGTAAAATGTGGCATGATTTATCAACTGAGACATTAGATCATTACGTTGCTGCTGGGAAAATTCAACGTATTATCAAACATTTTGATAAAGAAAAACCTTCTCTGCAAAAAGGAAATGTTGCACATCATCATCTAGATTATTCTAATCCAGAAAAAGCTCTTGAAAATATGAACTTTTTATTCCAACATCAAAGTGCTTGGAAGGAATTAACCAATGAAGAAGTAGCCGAATACATTGAAAAAACAGTAGACTTAAAAAATCAACCGAATCAAGAACAGATTAATGGAATAATTGCTGAGGCTGAAGCATCGGGGATTTTCTTTGTCCCAACAGTAATTATTGGCAAACATATTTTTGATGAGCATATTACACCTGAAGAATTAGTTACTATTCTTGATAGTGAGTTGGCACATTAA
- the clpP gene encoding ATP-dependent Clp endopeptidase proteolytic subunit ClpP, translating to MNLIPTVIEQSSRGERAYDIYSRLLKDRIIMLSGPVDDNLANAVIAQLLFLDAQDSEKDIYIYINSPGGSVTAGLAIYDTMNFIKADVQTIAMGLAASMGSFLLTAGTKGKRFALPNAEIMIHQPSGGAQGQATEIEITARHILKTRDRLNKILSEQTGQPIEVIAKDTDRDNFMSAEEAKAYGLIDEIMVNSSSLSK from the coding sequence ATGAACTTAATACCTACAGTCATTGAACAATCATCAAGAGGAGAGCGTGCGTATGATATTTACTCTCGTCTATTAAAAGATCGAATCATCATGTTAAGTGGTCCAGTTGACGATAATTTGGCTAATGCGGTTATTGCCCAACTACTTTTCTTAGATGCTCAAGATTCTGAAAAAGATATCTACATTTATATTAACTCACCAGGCGGTAGTGTCACTGCTGGATTGGCTATCTATGACACAATGAACTTCATTAAAGCTGACGTTCAAACAATTGCTATGGGACTTGCAGCATCAATGGGAAGTTTCCTATTAACAGCTGGTACAAAAGGCAAACGTTTTGCATTACCAAATGCTGAAATTATGATTCACCAACCATCAGGTGGTGCCCAAGGACAAGCAACTGAAATTGAAATTACTGCTCGTCATATCTTAAAAACTCGCGATCGTTTAAACAAGATTTTATCTGAACAAACTGGACAACCAATTGAAGTCATCGCTAAAGATACTGACCGTGATAACTTTATGAGTGCTGAAGAAGCTAAAGCATACGGCCTAATCGATGAAATCATGGTAAACAGTTCATCATTATCAAAATAA
- a CDS encoding DUF3862 domain-containing protein, which produces MAKKDTTQKKSILKKWWFWLIIIFVVGGIGANLGGNGDSATTSKKTTETKKKEDTKEDTKKEEPKKDTDTTLKTKFDTITLGDILNSGEGGSSYDSVVAEFGKPMTTSDYQLQGVTTKMASWAGLKGGDIMTSLVVMFSNDKAVNKAITGLKVPKHEKVTLEQFNAVPTDSTFTYDAAIAQFGEADSYSTSLVNGSTTTLVSWSKNTSGSIGSNFNMAFTDGVAISKANIGLE; this is translated from the coding sequence ATGGCGAAAAAAGATACAACTCAGAAAAAATCAATTTTAAAGAAATGGTGGTTTTGGTTAATTATCATTTTCGTAGTTGGAGGTATCGGAGCAAACCTTGGTGGTAATGGTGACTCTGCAACTACTAGCAAAAAAACTACAGAAACTAAGAAAAAAGAAGATACTAAAGAAGATACTAAAAAAGAAGAACCTAAAAAAGATACTGACACAACTCTTAAAACTAAATTCGATACAATTACTTTAGGTGACATCTTAAACAGCGGTGAAGGTGGATCATCCTATGATTCAGTTGTAGCTGAATTCGGCAAACCTATGACAACTTCTGATTATCAACTTCAAGGTGTCACAACAAAAATGGCTTCTTGGGCTGGTTTAAAAGGTGGAGATATTATGACGTCACTAGTTGTTATGTTTTCTAATGATAAAGCAGTAAATAAAGCAATAACTGGTTTAAAAGTTCCAAAACATGAAAAAGTAACACTAGAACAATTCAACGCTGTTCCAACAGATAGTACGTTTACCTACGATGCAGCAATCGCACAATTTGGCGAAGCAGATTCTTACTCAACATCACTTGTTAATGGTTCTACAACGACCTTAGTTAGTTGGTCAAAAAATACAAGCGGTAGTATTGGTAGTAATTTCAACATGGCCTTCACTGATGGAGTAGCTATTTCAAAAGCAAATATTGGTTTAGAATAA
- the rpoN gene encoding RNA polymerase factor sigma-54, protein MNFEQKFSQQQKQVQKMAMTQQLQQSIQMLQYNAEELANFLEQKALENPLIEVTVERDFAGESSLYPIQKTNYQNSGNHEDVNYLNQVPDTSTSLFEFLLEQIHLTMRDTYLRELVLLLTENIDDNGYLKIDLEEAAKVVGAEDIQMLDALTLLQQLDPPGVGARNLQECLMLQIERDDDAPNMAYVIIEEEFENFANRKWKEITKNFDISLEEIQEIFDYVQTLTPRPGAVYDGSREQYIRPDLVVRIDGDVIKVLSAKTGLPVVHFQKEYYQEMSQFKEKDVTRFMKEKFNEYEWIKRSIAQRGETIVKVGTAIVERQRDFFTKTDHPIKPLTLKEISEKLEIHESTVSRSVNGKYLETGFGIFELKSFFTNSFGKSTVREGVNDEDVSGDAIRKKLLTIIEAENKNKPLSDQKIVDLMKAEGIEVSRRTIAKYRDILNIASSAKRKRFD, encoded by the coding sequence ATGAATTTTGAACAAAAATTTAGTCAACAACAAAAACAAGTTCAAAAAATGGCCATGACCCAACAATTACAACAATCTATTCAAATGCTTCAATATAATGCAGAAGAACTGGCTAATTTTTTAGAGCAAAAAGCTTTAGAAAATCCTTTAATTGAAGTTACAGTTGAAAGAGATTTTGCTGGCGAATCTTCACTTTACCCAATTCAAAAAACAAATTATCAAAATAGTGGCAATCATGAGGACGTTAATTATTTAAATCAAGTCCCAGATACAAGTACTTCGTTATTTGAATTTTTATTGGAACAGATTCATTTAACTATGCGTGATACTTATTTAAGAGAGTTGGTTTTGCTATTAACAGAAAACATAGATGATAACGGCTATTTAAAAATTGATTTAGAAGAAGCTGCTAAGGTTGTGGGAGCAGAAGATATCCAGATGTTAGATGCCCTGACATTATTACAACAACTAGATCCACCAGGTGTAGGAGCTAGAAATTTACAAGAATGCTTAATGCTTCAAATTGAACGAGATGATGATGCCCCTAATATGGCTTATGTAATTATAGAAGAAGAGTTCGAGAATTTTGCTAATCGTAAATGGAAAGAGATTACAAAAAACTTTGATATTTCATTAGAAGAAATTCAAGAAATATTTGATTATGTGCAAACGTTAACGCCACGTCCAGGAGCTGTTTATGATGGTTCTAGAGAACAGTATATTCGTCCGGACTTAGTGGTTAGAATAGATGGAGATGTGATTAAGGTGTTATCGGCAAAAACAGGATTGCCTGTTGTTCATTTCCAAAAAGAGTACTATCAAGAAATGTCTCAATTTAAAGAGAAAGATGTTACACGTTTTATGAAGGAAAAATTCAATGAATATGAGTGGATTAAACGTAGCATTGCTCAACGTGGGGAAACGATTGTCAAAGTTGGAACGGCAATTGTGGAGCGACAAAGAGATTTTTTTACAAAAACAGACCATCCAATTAAACCGCTAACGTTAAAAGAAATTTCTGAAAAATTAGAGATTCACGAATCAACGGTTAGTCGTTCTGTTAATGGGAAATATTTAGAAACGGGTTTTGGCATTTTTGAATTAAAAAGTTTTTTTACAAATTCATTTGGAAAATCTACTGTTCGTGAAGGTGTAAATGATGAAGATGTTTCTGGAGATGCCATTCGTAAAAAGTTATTGACTATTATAGAGGCAGAAAATAAAAATAAACCTTTATCGGATCAAAAAATAGTTGATTTAATGAAAGCTGAGGGGATTGAAGTGTCTCGTCGGACAATAGCTAAGTATCGTGATATTTTAAACATTGCTTCATCAGCAAAACGCAAAAGGTTTGATTAA
- a CDS encoding sugar-binding transcriptional regulator: protein MQDVLSIIEKVAPDIMDTLRERYQILRNIYLLGPIGRRVLANKMDVTERVLRTETDFLKKQNIIQSSKVGMELTASGEVLYHELDKVMGQLLGMREKENQLATYFQIEHCIIASGDSDEQQKVMDELGRATTESLNFLLPEGANIIAVMGGTTMAEVANHMTDALSNKRHLVFVPARGGLGEAVDIQANAVSAQMAKQTGGENRVLYVPEQVSEETYKPLLQEPAVYNTLKMVDNANCVLHSIGDARLMAERRGMSSDALALIEREAAVGEAFGYFFDETGRVVYKIPRIGLQLKDLAKVPCVLAIAGGKSKAKAIEAYMKNAPSQTWLITDEGAANQILKGVTL, encoded by the coding sequence ATGCAGGACGTATTGTCTATTATTGAAAAGGTGGCACCTGATATTATGGATACTTTGCGTGAGCGGTATCAGATTTTACGTAATATTTATTTGCTGGGACCGATTGGACGCCGAGTATTAGCTAACAAAATGGATGTAACAGAACGTGTTTTACGAACTGAAACAGACTTTTTGAAAAAGCAAAATATTATTCAAAGTTCAAAGGTTGGAATGGAGTTAACCGCTTCAGGCGAAGTTCTTTATCATGAATTAGATAAAGTAATGGGGCAGCTTTTAGGTATGCGTGAGAAAGAAAATCAGTTAGCAACTTACTTTCAAATCGAACATTGTATTATCGCTAGTGGTGATAGTGATGAACAGCAAAAAGTAATGGATGAGCTAGGTCGGGCAACAACAGAGTCATTGAACTTTCTTTTACCAGAAGGCGCGAATATCATTGCGGTAATGGGTGGGACAACAATGGCCGAGGTTGCAAATCATATGACAGATGCTCTATCCAATAAACGTCATCTTGTGTTTGTTCCAGCTCGAGGTGGTTTAGGTGAGGCCGTTGACATACAAGCCAATGCAGTTAGTGCGCAGATGGCGAAGCAGACTGGTGGAGAGAATCGTGTTCTCTACGTACCAGAACAAGTTAGCGAAGAAACCTACAAACCATTATTACAAGAGCCAGCGGTTTACAATACGTTGAAAATGGTGGATAATGCAAATTGTGTTCTTCATAGTATTGGGGATGCAAGATTGATGGCCGAGCGACGTGGCATGAGTTCAGATGCCCTTGCTCTAATTGAACGTGAAGCAGCAGTTGGTGAAGCTTTTGGATATTTCTTTGATGAAACGGGTAGAGTGGTCTATAAAATTCCACGAATCGGTTTACAATTAAAAGATTTAGCCAAAGTTCCTTGTGTATTAGCAATTGCAGGAGGAAAGTCAAAAGCAAAGGCAATTGAAGCTTACATGAAAAACGCACCAAGTCAAACGTGGTTAATCACAGACGAAGGTGCCGCTAATCAGATTTTAAAAGGGGTAACCCTTTAA
- the gap gene encoding type I glyceraldehyde-3-phosphate dehydrogenase, with amino-acid sequence MTVKVGINGFGRIGRLAFRRIQAVEGIEVVAINDLTDAKMLAHLLKYDTTQGRFDGDVEVHDGYFNVNGKEVKVLANRNPEELPWGDLGVEIVLECTGFFTTQEKAELHLKAGAKRVVISAPATGDMKTIVYNVNHEILDGSETVISGASCTTNCLAPMAQVLEEKFGIVEGLMTTIHAYTGDQMTLDGPHPGGDFRRARAAAENIVPNTTGAAKAIGLVLPSLQGKLDGAAQRVPVATGSLTELVTVLDKKTSVEEVNAAMKAAANESFGYNVDAIVSSDIVGMTFGSLFDETQTKVMTVGDNQLVKTVAWYDNEMSYTAQLIRTLEYFAKLGE; translated from the coding sequence ATGACAGTAAAAGTAGGTATTAATGGTTTTGGACGTATTGGACGTCTAGCATTCCGCCGTATTCAAGCGGTAGAAGGTATTGAAGTAGTAGCAATCAACGATTTAACAGATGCTAAAATGTTAGCACACTTGTTAAAATATGATACAACTCAAGGACGTTTCGACGGTGACGTTGAAGTTCATGATGGTTATTTCAATGTTAACGGTAAAGAAGTTAAAGTTCTTGCAAACCGTAACCCTGAAGAACTTCCATGGGGTGATCTTGGAGTTGAAATCGTTCTTGAATGTACTGGTTTCTTCACTACTCAAGAAAAAGCTGAATTACACTTAAAAGCTGGCGCTAAACGTGTTGTTATCTCTGCACCTGCTACAGGCGACATGAAAACAATCGTTTATAACGTAAACCATGAAATCTTAGATGGTTCAGAAACAGTTATCTCAGGTGCTTCATGTACGACTAACTGTTTAGCTCCAATGGCTCAAGTATTAGAAGAAAAATTTGGTATCGTTGAAGGTCTTATGACTACAATCCACGCTTACACAGGTGACCAAATGACTCTTGATGGTCCTCACCCAGGTGGAGATTTCCGTCGTGCACGCGCTGCTGCAGAAAACATCGTTCCTAATACAACTGGTGCTGCTAAAGCAATCGGTTTAGTATTACCTTCATTACAAGGTAAATTAGACGGAGCTGCTCAACGTGTTCCTGTTGCAACTGGTTCATTAACTGAATTAGTAACTGTTTTAGACAAAAAGACTTCCGTTGAAGAAGTAAATGCTGCAATGAAAGCTGCTGCTAACGAATCATTCGGTTATAACGTTGACGCTATCGTTTCTTCTGATATCGTTGGTATGACTTTTGGTTCATTATTTGATGAAACTCAAACTAAAGTAATGACTGTTGGAGATAACCAATTAGTTAAAACTGTTGCTTGGTATGATAACGAAATGTCATACACTGCACAATTAATCCGTACTTTAGAATACTTTGCAAAATTAGGTGAATAA
- a CDS encoding phosphoglycerate kinase, with product MAKKVVTDLELKDKKVLVRADFNVPMKDGKITNDNRIVAALPTIEYILEQKGKVIVFSHLGKVKTEEDKADKTLRPVAERLSELLGKPVTFVPETRGAELEAAIANMKDGEVVMFENTRFEDIDGKKESKNDPELGKYWASLGDVFVNDAFGTAHRAHASNVGIASNLESAAGFLMEKEIKFIGGVVENPDRPLVAILGGAKVSDKIGVIENLLKVADKVLVGGGMTYTFYAAQGREIGKSLVETDKIDLAKSLLEQANGKLILPVDSVCAKEFSNDVPTETHEEVPADMMGLDVGPKTVELFTKELQGAKTVVWNGPMGVFEMSNFANGTIGVCEAIAKLKDATTIIGGGDSAAAAMQLGFADDFTHISTGGGASLEYLEGKVLPGVASISDK from the coding sequence ATGGCTAAAAAAGTTGTAACTGACTTAGAGTTAAAAGATAAAAAAGTTTTAGTTCGTGCTGATTTTAACGTACCAATGAAAGACGGTAAAATTACAAATGATAACCGTATTGTTGCTGCACTTCCAACAATTGAATACATTTTAGAACAAAAGGGTAAAGTCATTGTTTTCTCTCATTTAGGTAAAGTAAAAACTGAAGAAGATAAAGCTGATAAAACGTTACGTCCAGTTGCTGAACGTTTAAGCGAATTGCTTGGCAAACCAGTAACATTTGTTCCTGAAACTCGTGGAGCAGAATTAGAAGCAGCTATTGCTAACATGAAAGACGGCGAAGTTGTGATGTTTGAAAACACTCGTTTTGAAGACATCGATGGCAAAAAAGAAAGTAAAAATGATCCAGAATTAGGTAAATATTGGGCTTCACTTGGCGACGTTTTCGTAAACGACGCATTTGGTACAGCTCACCGCGCACACGCTTCAAATGTTGGAATTGCTTCTAACCTTGAATCTGCTGCTGGTTTCCTAATGGAAAAAGAAATCAAATTTATCGGTGGCGTTGTGGAAAATCCAGATCGTCCATTAGTTGCTATCTTAGGTGGCGCTAAAGTTTCTGATAAAATTGGTGTGATTGAAAATCTTCTAAAAGTTGCTGATAAAGTACTTGTTGGTGGCGGAATGACCTACACATTCTATGCTGCACAAGGACGTGAAATTGGTAAATCTTTAGTTGAAACAGATAAAATCGACTTAGCTAAATCTTTATTAGAACAAGCAAATGGCAAATTAATTTTACCAGTTGACTCTGTTTGTGCGAAAGAATTTAGTAACGATGTGCCAACTGAAACTCATGAAGAAGTTCCAGCTGATATGATGGGTCTTGATGTAGGTCCTAAAACAGTTGAATTATTCACTAAAGAATTACAAGGTGCGAAAACAGTTGTTTGGAATGGTCCAATGGGCGTATTTGAAATGAGCAACTTTGCAAACGGAACAATCGGTGTCTGTGAAGCAATCGCTAAATTAAAAGATGCTACAACTATTATCGGTGGTGGCGATTCAGCAGCAGCAGCAATGCAATTAGGATTTGCTGATGATTTCACACACATCTCAACAGGTGGCGGTGCTTCTCTAGAATACCTAGAAGGCAAAGTATTACCTGGTGTGGCTTCAATTTCAGACAAATAA